The following are from one region of the Siniperca chuatsi isolate FFG_IHB_CAS linkage group LG21, ASM2008510v1, whole genome shotgun sequence genome:
- the LOC122869167 gene encoding glial fibrillary acidic protein produces MESQRFQSSYRKRFGPQGSGSTGVRIGSLSSSRLSWHGTTRNLTHSSPMSRVSLGSANTALLLGSPVDRLDFSADSLMKAQYKDTRTNEKMEMMGLNDRFASYIEKVRLLEQQNKVLVAELNQLKGKEPSRLGDIYQEELRELRRQVDGLTAGKARQEIERDNLAADLATLKQRLQDEIGLRQDAENNLNAFRQDVDEASLNRVQLERKIDALQDEINFLKKTHEEELRELQEHIMAQQVHVDLDVSKPDLTAALRDIRVQYETMATSNMQDTEEWYRSKFADLTDSANRNAEALRQAKQEANEYRRQIQGVTCDLEALRGTNESLERQLRELEDRFTMETTGYQDTVSHLEEEIQALKEEMARHLQEYQDLLNVKLALDIEIATYRKLLEGEESRITIPIQSFSNLQFRETNLDTKTPEAHVKRSILVRTVETRDGEIIKESTTEHKDLP; encoded by the exons ATGGAGAGTCAGAGATTCCAGTCCTCGTACAGGAAGCGTTTTGGGCCACAGGGCTCTGGCAGCACAGGAGTCAGAATTGGGAGCCTTTCTTCCAGCCGCCTCTCCTGGCATGGCACCACTCGCAACCTCACCCACTCCAGTCCGATGTCCCGGGTCTCCTTGGGCTCAGCCAACACGGCCCTGCTCCTGGGGAGCCCCGTGGACCGGCTGGACTTCTCAGCTGACTCCCTGATGAAGGCCCAATACAAGGACACGCGCACCAACGAGAAGATGGAGATGATGGGCCTGAATGACCGTTTTGCCAGCTACATAGAGAAGGTGCGCCTGTTGGAGCAACAGAACAAGGTTCTGGTGGCAGAGCTGAACCAGCTGAAGGGGAAGGAGCCCAGCCGCCTGGGAGACATCTACCAGGAGGAGTTGAGAGAGCTGCGCAGGCAGGTGGATGGTCTCACTGCTGGCAAAGCTCGGCAGGAGATAGAGAGGGACAACCTGGCTGCAGATCTGGCCACCCTCAAGCAGAG GTTACAAGATGAGATTGGCCTCCGACAGGATGCAGAGAACAATCTGAATGCCTTCAGACAG GATGTGGATGAGGCGTCTCTAAATCGTGTCCAGTTGGAGAGGAAGATCGATGCCCTGCAGGATGAGATAAACTTCCTGAAGAAGACTCACGAGGAG GAGCTGCGTGAGTTACAGGAGCATATCATGGCCCAGCAGGTGCATGTTGACCTGGATGTATCCAAACCAGACCTTACTGCTGCTCTGAGAGACATCAGGGTCCAGTATGAAACCATGGCCACTTCAAACATGCAGGACACGGAGGAGTGGTACCGATCCAAG TTTGCTGACCTGACAGATTCAGCCAATCGAAATGCAGAAGCCCTGCGTCAAGCCAAACAGGAGGCCAATGAATACCGGCGCCAGATCCAAGGGGTGACCTGCGATCTCGAGGCTCTCCGCGGGACA AACGAGTCTCTGGAACGCCAGCTCCGGGAGTTGGAGGACCGCTTCACCATGGAGACTACTGGTTACCAGGATACAGTGAGCCATCTGGAGGAGGAGATCCAGGCGCTGAAGGAGGAGATGGCCAGACACCTGCAGGAGTACCAGGACCTTCTCAACGTCAAGCTGGCCCTGGATATCGAGATTGCCACCTACAGGAAGCTgctggagggagaggagagcag GATCACCATTCCAATTCAGAGCTTTTCCAACCTGCAGTTTAGAG AAACTAATCTGGACACTAAAACCCCAGAGGCCCACGTGAAGAGAAGCATCCTGGTTCGAACTGTGGAGACCAGAGATGGGGAG ATCATTAAGGAATCAACAACTGAACACAAAGATCTTCCTTAA